A stretch of the Sphingomonas sp. CL5.1 genome encodes the following:
- a CDS encoding amino acid permease: protein MATRPAEGLLARMTLRKTVEQVQRETQASELKRTLSAANLVFLGIGCIIGAGIFVRTGNAAALHAGPAVLISFVVAGVICGLAGLCYAELSSTLPVSGSAYTYSYTTIGEFAAWVMGALLLLEYGLAASVVAVGWSGYVVSLLRDYGIIIPVELTGPSGHAIMQNGAAVLGANGAPLTYLFNLPAFMICVLLGALLVVGVSESAKVNNAIVVVKMGVIIAFILIVGWFVIQNFGTLKANWEPFIPPPSGAKGEFGWGGIMRAASIVFFAYIGFEAVSTAGQEAKNPARDMPIGIIGSLVVCTVIYMLVSVTMTLIVNYKLLNVPDPVAVAVDALGPQWGWFAKIVKIGAIVGLTSVVLVLMYGQTRIFYTMARDGLLPRVFANVHPRFKTPWVNTILVAAIVAAAAGFFDINTLGDMTSVGTLAAFGIVCLTVVWLRRTHPNLPRGFKVPLYPVLPILGILFCFGLIFSIETRVLMFFLWYSIGAIVLYFVYGMHNSRLYKGLDEIEGKDMGEYVAPVGEQP from the coding sequence ATGGCAACCAGACCCGCAGAAGGTCTTCTCGCGCGGATGACGCTCCGCAAGACGGTGGAGCAGGTTCAGCGCGAGACGCAGGCCAGCGAGCTGAAACGAACGCTCAGCGCGGCCAATCTCGTTTTTCTCGGCATTGGTTGCATCATCGGCGCGGGCATCTTCGTGCGCACCGGCAACGCGGCGGCGCTCCATGCCGGGCCGGCGGTGCTGATCTCGTTCGTCGTCGCCGGCGTGATCTGCGGGCTTGCGGGCCTGTGCTATGCCGAGCTTTCCTCGACCCTGCCCGTATCGGGGTCGGCCTATACCTATTCATATACCACGATCGGCGAGTTCGCCGCCTGGGTGATGGGCGCGCTGCTGCTGCTCGAATACGGGCTGGCGGCATCGGTCGTCGCGGTCGGCTGGTCGGGCTATGTCGTGTCGCTACTGCGCGATTACGGCATCATCATACCCGTGGAGCTTACCGGGCCGAGCGGCCATGCGATCATGCAGAACGGCGCGGCGGTGCTCGGTGCCAACGGCGCGCCGCTGACCTACCTGTTCAACCTCCCCGCCTTCATGATCTGCGTGCTGCTCGGCGCGCTGCTGGTCGTCGGCGTGAGCGAGAGCGCGAAGGTCAACAACGCGATCGTAGTGGTCAAGATGGGCGTCATCATCGCGTTCATCCTGATCGTCGGCTGGTTCGTGATCCAGAATTTCGGCACGCTGAAGGCCAATTGGGAGCCGTTCATCCCGCCGCCCTCCGGCGCGAAGGGCGAGTTCGGCTGGGGTGGCATCATGCGCGCGGCCTCGATCGTGTTCTTCGCCTATATCGGCTTCGAGGCGGTCTCCACCGCCGGGCAGGAAGCGAAGAACCCGGCGCGCGACATGCCGATCGGCATCATCGGCAGCCTCGTCGTCTGCACCGTCATCTACATGCTGGTGTCGGTGACGATGACGCTGATCGTGAACTACAAATTGCTCAACGTGCCCGATCCGGTCGCGGTGGCGGTGGACGCGCTCGGCCCGCAATGGGGCTGGTTCGCGAAGATCGTCAAGATCGGCGCGATCGTTGGCCTCACCTCGGTCGTGCTGGTGCTGATGTACGGCCAGACGCGCATCTTCTACACGATGGCACGCGACGGGCTGCTGCCGCGCGTGTTCGCCAACGTGCATCCGCGCTTCAAGACGCCGTGGGTCAACACGATCCTCGTCGCGGCGATCGTCGCGGCGGCGGCGGGCTTCTTCGACATCAACACGCTGGGAGACATGACTTCGGTCGGCACGCTGGCGGCGTTCGGCATCGTCTGCCTCACGGTGGTGTGGCTGCGCCGCACGCACCCGAATCTGCCGCGTGGCTTCAAGGTACCGCTCTATCCGGTGCTGCCGATCCTCGGCATCCTGTTCTGCTTCGGCCTGATCTTCTCGATCGAGACGCGGGTGCTGATGTTCTTCCTGTGGTATTCGATCGGCGCGATCGTGCTGTATTTCGTCTATGGGATGCACAACTCGCGGCTCTACAAGGGACTCGACGAGATCGAGGGCAAGGACATGGGCGAATATGTCGCGCCCGTGGGCGAGCAGCCCTGA
- the ligA gene encoding NAD-dependent DNA ligase LigA: MTALPSDDPAAAAELERLAREIAHHNRRYHTEDAPEISDADYDALVRCNNAIEAAFPHLIRADSPSRLVGAAPASHLAKVRHAKPMTSLDNAFSDEEVKEFVARVRRFLRLSDETPVTLTAEPKIDGLSCSLRYEDRRLVQALTRGDGTTGEDVTANVATIADIPQSLPAGAPDVFEVRGEVYMAKADFTALNARLAAEAAETGKEARQFANPRNAAAGSLRQKDAAVTASRPLRFLAHGWGEVSALPGDTQLAVMEAIRGWGFPVADDLARVADAAAALARYRAIEAERADLPFDIDGVVYKIDRLDWQERLGFVARAPRWAIAHKFPAERAQTTLEAIDIQVGRTGKLTPVARLKPVTVGGVVVSNATLHNADEIARLDAHPGDRVVVQRAGDVIPQIVENLSRQEGRAPWPFPTHCPECHSEAVREPGEVDWRCSGGLVCPAQQVERLRHFASRHALDIEGLGITNVESFFADGLIARPADIFRLTGEQLLARERWAEVSARNLIAAIDARRNPPLDRLLFALGIRHIGEVTARDLARRWQSWAAFRAMVQTGIEKRDSMLQAIGESDDKLLQRTAKELAAIADTKQVGPEVALALIDFFAEEQNDEAVRDLLTQVTPADVTHETRASEVSGKTVVFTGTLETMSRDEAKAQAESLGARVAGSVSAKTDLVVAGPGAGSKAKKAADLGIRVVDEAGWQAIVAAAG, translated from the coding sequence ATGACCGCTCTCCCCTCCGACGATCCCGCAGCCGCCGCCGAGCTTGAACGGCTCGCGCGCGAGATCGCGCACCACAACCGCCGCTATCACACCGAGGACGCGCCGGAGATTTCCGACGCCGATTACGACGCGCTCGTCCGCTGCAACAACGCGATCGAGGCGGCCTTCCCGCACCTGATCCGCGCCGATTCGCCCTCGCGCCTCGTCGGCGCGGCGCCCGCCTCGCATCTCGCCAAGGTGCGCCACGCGAAGCCGATGACCAGCCTCGACAACGCTTTCTCCGACGAGGAGGTGAAGGAGTTCGTCGCGCGCGTCCGCCGCTTCCTGCGGCTCAGCGACGAGACGCCGGTCACGCTCACCGCCGAGCCGAAGATCGACGGCCTCTCCTGCTCGCTCCGCTACGAGGACCGCCGCCTCGTCCAGGCGCTGACGCGCGGCGACGGCACGACCGGCGAGGACGTCACAGCCAATGTCGCGACGATCGCGGATATCCCGCAAAGCCTGCCCGCCGGCGCACCGGACGTGTTCGAGGTGCGCGGCGAGGTCTATATGGCGAAGGCCGATTTCACCGCGCTCAACGCCCGGCTCGCGGCCGAGGCGGCGGAGACCGGCAAGGAGGCGCGCCAGTTCGCCAACCCGCGCAACGCCGCCGCCGGCTCGCTGCGCCAGAAGGACGCCGCCGTCACCGCCAGCCGCCCGCTGCGCTTCCTCGCGCACGGCTGGGGCGAGGTGTCCGCGCTGCCCGGCGATACGCAGCTCGCGGTGATGGAGGCGATCCGCGGCTGGGGTTTCCCGGTCGCCGACGATCTCGCCCGCGTCGCGGACGCCGCCGCCGCGCTGGCGCGCTATCGCGCGATCGAGGCGGAGCGCGCCGACCTGCCGTTCGACATCGACGGCGTGGTCTACAAGATCGACCGGCTCGACTGGCAGGAGCGGCTCGGCTTCGTCGCGCGCGCGCCGCGCTGGGCAATCGCGCACAAATTCCCCGCCGAGCGCGCGCAGACCACGCTCGAAGCCATCGACATCCAGGTCGGCCGCACCGGCAAGCTCACCCCCGTCGCCCGCCTCAAGCCCGTGACGGTGGGCGGCGTGGTCGTCTCCAATGCGACGCTGCACAATGCCGACGAGATCGCCCGGCTCGACGCGCATCCAGGCGACCGCGTGGTCGTCCAGCGCGCCGGCGACGTGATCCCGCAGATCGTCGAGAACCTGTCGCGCCAGGAGGGCCGCGCGCCATGGCCCTTCCCCACCCATTGCCCCGAATGCCATTCCGAGGCGGTGCGCGAGCCGGGCGAGGTCGACTGGCGCTGTTCGGGCGGCCTCGTCTGCCCGGCGCAGCAGGTCGAGCGGCTGCGGCATTTCGCCTCGCGCCACGCGCTCGATATCGAGGGGCTGGGCATCACCAATGTCGAGAGCTTCTTCGCCGACGGCCTGATCGCGCGGCCCGCCGATATCTTCCGGCTGACCGGGGAGCAGTTGCTCGCCCGCGAGCGCTGGGCGGAGGTGTCGGCGCGCAACCTGATCGCGGCGATCGATGCCAGGCGCAACCCGCCGCTCGACCGGCTGCTGTTCGCGCTCGGCATCCGCCATATCGGCGAGGTGACGGCGCGCGATCTCGCCCGCCGCTGGCAAAGCTGGGCGGCGTTCCGCGCGATGGTGCAAACGGGAATCGAGAAACGCGATTCGATGCTCCAGGCGATCGGCGAGAGCGATGACAAGTTGCTCCAGCGCACCGCCAAGGAACTCGCCGCGATCGCCGATACCAAGCAGGTCGGGCCGGAGGTGGCGCTCGCGCTGATCGACTTCTTCGCCGAGGAGCAGAATGACGAGGCGGTTCGCGACCTCCTGACGCAGGTGACGCCGGCCGACGTGACCCACGAAACCCGCGCCTCGGAGGTGTCGGGCAAGACGGTGGTGTTCACCGGCACGCTGGAGACGATGAGCCGCGACGAGGCCAAGGCGCAGGCCGAATCGCTCGGCGCGCGCGTCGCCGGCTCGGTCTCCGCCAAGACCGACCTCGTCGTCGCCGGCCCCGGCGCGGGATCGAAGGCGAAAAAGGCCGCCGACCTCGGCATCCGCGTGGTGGACGAGGCCGGCTGGCAGGCGATCGTCGCCGCAGCGGGCTGA